The proteins below are encoded in one region of Acidobacteriota bacterium:
- a CDS encoding peroxiredoxin, translating into MFLAFAGLWAQPAGEKRRGKLKVGEIAPDFQLPGSDGKVHSLSEYRGRKAVVIAWFPRAFTGGUTLQCKALRESGRKIGEFEVALFAASVDAPEKNARFARELELTYPILSDPGKKVAKAYGVLHPIARFATRTTIYIGIDGKVLYIDRKVEPATAGADMIRRLEELGIPRRSGSGA; encoded by the coding sequence ATGTTCCTGGCTTTCGCCGGGCTCTGGGCCCAGCCGGCCGGGGAAAAGCGGCGCGGCAAGCTCAAGGTCGGTGAGATCGCCCCCGATTTCCAGCTTCCAGGCTCCGATGGCAAGGTCCACTCTCTCAGCGAGTACCGGGGCCGGAAGGCGGTGGTGATCGCCTGGTTTCCCCGGGCCTTTACAGGGGGGTGAACCCTTCAGTGCAAGGCCCTCCGTGAGAGCGGCCGAAAGATCGGTGAATTCGAGGTGGCGCTTTTTGCGGCGAGCGTGGATGCGCCCGAGAAGAATGCCCGCTTCGCCCGGGAGCTCGAGCTGACCTACCCGATTCTCAGCGATCCGGGGAAGAAGGTCGCCAAGGCGTACGGGGTACTGCATCCCATCGCCCGTTTCGCCACGCGCACCACGATCTATATCGGCATCGACGGCAAGGTGCTCTACATCGACAGGAAGGTCGAGCCCGCCACCGCCGGCGCCGACATGATTCGCCGCCTCGAGGAACTGGGTATCCCCCGGCGTTCAGGGTCGGGGGCCTAG
- a CDS encoding alpha/beta fold hydrolase, whose protein sequence is MSVQRGVRLRARLLLLVAVLFGAVSPALAASGGARGERREFKILMDSRKIGYETYTRVLDARKGIERIEAQGSAFIAGRQLRSRQTLIMEAGTLRLQEYRLKVSVMGVEQKICICGVDDKVHFEVRVAGQEKRASPPTPEGLVVLDNLVVNHYEILLDRYDWKKGGLQAFHAAVPQVMQIIPLTARAVAAPRGRYRGKDLALRQLRVTVAGLVVNVLASPEVPGQLLAVEVPLQKIEFRRDGFQVVVAETSAAAGGFEERELALKNGEITLGGTLTLPDPRPSEEHALPAVVLVHGSGPNDRDETLGPNKPFRDLAHGLARHGIAVYRYDKRTFAAREALDTATLTLEDETISDAVVALGRVRDQKEIDPGRVYLAGHSLGGLAAPWIAQRDPQVAGIILLAGANLPLDEMILEQTGFLARRRGVAEPAREEIETMRESFRRLRAGELPPDEVIMGAGVRYWQDILARDPLAALAKVSKPVLVLAGDKDYQVGPRHYERWLEACRAAKNDRCRGRLFTGLNHLFMPVTGESDGTEYQLPSRVAPEVIEHMAAWILSGGGRP, encoded by the coding sequence ATGAGTGTCCAGCGTGGAGTCCGGCTCCGGGCACGCCTGCTGCTGCTGGTCGCCGTGCTCTTCGGCGCGGTGTCTCCAGCCCTCGCGGCGTCCGGCGGCGCCCGGGGCGAACGGCGCGAGTTCAAGATCTTGATGGATTCGAGGAAGATCGGGTACGAAACCTATACCCGGGTCCTCGATGCCCGGAAAGGGATCGAGCGCATCGAGGCCCAGGGCTCCGCCTTCATCGCCGGCAGACAGTTGCGCTCCCGCCAGACCTTGATCATGGAGGCGGGCACATTGCGGCTGCAGGAGTACCGGCTGAAGGTTTCCGTCATGGGGGTCGAGCAGAAGATCTGCATCTGTGGTGTGGATGACAAGGTGCACTTCGAGGTCCGCGTGGCCGGCCAGGAAAAACGCGCCTCCCCACCCACGCCGGAGGGGCTGGTGGTGCTCGACAATCTGGTGGTCAATCACTACGAGATCCTGCTCGACCGCTACGACTGGAAGAAAGGCGGCCTCCAGGCCTTCCACGCCGCCGTTCCCCAGGTGATGCAGATCATTCCCCTCACGGCCCGTGCCGTGGCGGCTCCCCGTGGCCGTTACCGGGGAAAGGACCTGGCCTTGCGGCAGTTGCGGGTGACGGTGGCGGGTCTGGTGGTCAACGTGTTGGCCAGTCCTGAAGTTCCCGGGCAGTTGTTGGCCGTGGAAGTGCCGCTCCAGAAGATCGAGTTTCGCCGCGACGGTTTCCAGGTGGTCGTTGCCGAGACCTCGGCGGCGGCCGGCGGGTTCGAAGAGCGCGAGCTTGCGCTGAAGAACGGCGAGATCACCCTCGGGGGCACCCTCACCTTGCCCGATCCCCGGCCCTCCGAAGAGCATGCACTCCCGGCTGTGGTACTGGTCCACGGCTCCGGGCCCAACGACCGAGACGAGACCCTGGGCCCCAACAAGCCCTTCCGCGACCTGGCCCACGGTCTGGCCCGTCACGGCATTGCCGTCTATCGCTATGACAAGCGCACCTTCGCCGCGCGGGAGGCCCTCGACACCGCCACCCTGACCCTGGAAGACGAGACGATCTCCGACGCGGTGGTCGCGCTGGGTCGGGTGCGGGATCAAAAGGAAATCGACCCCGGCCGGGTCTACCTGGCCGGGCACTCGTTGGGGGGGCTGGCCGCGCCCTGGATCGCTCAGCGTGATCCGCAAGTGGCGGGGATCATTCTGCTGGCCGGGGCGAACCTTCCCCTGGACGAGATGATCCTCGAGCAGACCGGGTTTCTCGCGCGCCGGCGGGGCGTCGCCGAGCCGGCGCGCGAAGAGATCGAGACGATGCGGGAGAGTTTTCGCCGGTTGCGCGCCGGGGAACTGCCCCCCGACGAGGTGATCATGGGGGCCGGAGTCCGTTACTGGCAAGACATCCTCGCTCGGGATCCGCTGGCCGCGCTGGCCAAGGTGTCGAAACCGGTTCTCGTCCTTGCCGGGGACAAGGACTACCAGGTCGGTCCGCGACACTACGAACGCTGGCTGGAAGCGTGCCGCGCGGCGAAGAACGACCGGTGCCGTGGCAGGCTCTTTACCGGCCTGAACCACCTTTTCATGCCCGTGACGGGGGAGTCGGACGGCACCGAATACCAGCTCCCCTCCCGGGTCGCCCCCGAGGTGATCGAGCACATGGCAGCCTGGATTCTCAGCGGCGGTGGGCGCCCTTAG